The Hemicordylus capensis ecotype Gifberg chromosome 6, rHemCap1.1.pri, whole genome shotgun sequence genome window below encodes:
- the CBX1 gene encoding chromobox protein homolog 1 — protein MGKKQNKKKVEEVLEEEEEEYVVEKVLDRRVVKGKVEYLLKWKGFSDEDNTWEPEENLDCPDLIAEFLQSQKTAHESDKSEGSKRKAESDSEDRGEESRPKKKKEEAEKPRGFARGFEPERIIGATDSSGELMFLMKWKNSDEADLVPAKEANIKCPQVVISFYEERLTWHSYPSEDDDKKDDKN, from the exons ATGGGAAAAAAGCAGAACAAGAAGAAAGTGGAGGAAGTcctagaagaagaggaagaagaatatGTGGTGGAGAAGGTCCTTGACAGGCGAGTGGTGAAAGGCAAAGTGGAGTACCTGCTCAAGTGGAAAGGCTTCTCAGA TGAAGATAACACGTGGGAGCCAGAGGAGAACCTTGACTGCCCTGACCTCATTGCCGAGTTCCTGCAGTCCCAGAAAACAGCTCACGAGAGTGACAAGTCAGAGGGAAGCAAGCGCAAGGCTGAGTCTGATTCTGAGGACAGGGGGGAGGAGAGCAgaccaaagaaaaagaaagaagag GCTGAGAAACCTCGAGGCTTTGCAAGAGGGTTTGAACCAGAGCGGATTATTGGTGCCACAGATTCCAGTGGAGAGCTCATGTTCCTGATGAAATG GAAGAACTCTGATGAAGCTGACCTGGTCCCCGCCAAGGAAGCAAACATTAAATGCCCACAAGTGGTCATCTCGTTCTATGAGGAGAGGCTGACATGGCACTCCTACCCTTCAGAGGACGATGACAAGAAGGATGACAAGAACTAA
- the NFE2L1 gene encoding endoplasmic reticulum membrane sensor NFE2L1 isoform X3, with amino-acid sequence MAVGGGKGSGAPRQCGRSGKEAGEVGLSPIQKEGQPLEDIDLIDILWRQDIDLGAGREIFDYSHRQKDNEVDKEPSNGQECGDGWRSRGGDAADRALLVDGETGESFPAQVPGVEDQTALSLEECLRLLEATFPFGENSEFPAADAPSLTEAVPSESGPSVVPDGLLSPLLTETELPFDLEQQWQDLMSIMETQGMEVNSTAATETLYNSTGGDILTANFSLAPSTPINQNVSLHQASLGGCTQDFPSLFSSEIESPSAAGSLLQLVPDNSTGFNTTFGSTNLSGIFFPPQLNGTVNETSGPDLPDPLGGLLDEAMLDEISLMDLAIEEGFNPVQASRLEEEFDSDSGLSLDSSHSPASLSSSEASSSSSSSASSSFSEEGAVGYNSDSENVDFEDAEGAVGYQPEYNKFCRMSYQNPSQLHYLPYLEHVGHNHTYNMAPRTLDTDEPQPASMGKKSAKDKQADFLDKQMSRDEHRARAMKIPFPNEKIINLPVEEFNELLSKYQLSEAQLSLIRDIRRRGKNKMAAQNCRKRKLDTILNLERDVEDLQRDKSKLLREKVEFLRSIRQMKQKVQSLYQEVFGRLRDENGQPYSPNQYALQYASDGSVILIPRSLADQQGRRQERKQKDRRK; translated from the exons ATGGCTgtaggtggggggaaggggtCTGGAGCCCCAAGACAGTGTGGGCGGTCCGGAAAAGAAGCCGGAGAGGTGGGGCTGAGCCCCATTCAGAAGGAAGGACAGCCCTTGGAG GACATTGATTTAATTGACATCCTTTGGAGACAGGATATCGACCTTGGAGCTGGGCGTGAGATTTTTGACTATAGCCACCGCCAGAAGGACAACGAAGTGGACAAAGAACCGAGTAATGGGCAGGAGTGTGGGGATGGCTGGAGGAGCAGAGGGGGCGACGCCGCTGACAGGGCCTTGCTAGTGGATGGCGAAACAGGGGAGAGCTTCCCTGCACAG GTGCCTGGTGTGGAGGACCAGACAGCCTTGTCCTTGGAAGAGTGCCTTAGGCTGCTGGAGGCCACATTTCCCTTTGGGGAGAATTcggag TTTCCAGCTGCAGATGCCCCCAGCCTAACCGAAGCTGTGCCTAGTGAGAGTGGACCTTCTGTTGTCCCAGATGGGCTCCTGTCTCCTCTTCTGACTGAGACAGAGTTGCCCTTTGAtctggagcagcagtggcaggaccTCATGTCTATCATGGAAAcgcag GGTATGGAGGTGAACAGCACAGCAGCTACAGAAACCCTGTACAACAGCACAGGTGGAGACATCCTGACGGCCAACTTTAGCCTTGCCCCATCTACCCCCATCAACCAGAATGTCAGCCTGCATCAGGCGTCGCTGGGCGGCTGTACACAGGACTTCCCTTCCCTGTTCAGCTCTGAAATTGAGAGCCCCTCAGCGGCTGGCAGCTTGTTGCAGCTGGTTCCCGACAACTCCACTGGTTTCAACACCACATTTGGCTCTACCAACCTGAGTgggattttcttccctccccaacTAAATGGCACCGTGAATGAGACATCTGGGCCTGACCTACCAGATCCTCTTGGAGGTCTCCTGGATGAAGCCATGCTAGATGAGATTAGTTTGATGGACTTGGCTATTGAAGAAGGTTTCAACCCAGTGCAAGCCTCCCGTCTGGAGgaggagtttgattcagactCTGGGCTCTCCTTGGACTCTAGCCACAGCCCTGCTTCTCTCAGCAGCTCAGAAgcatcatcgtcatcatcctcTTCAGCCTCTTCATCCTTTTCCGAGGAAGGTGCTGTAGGCTACAACTCAGACTCTGAAAATGTGGACTTTGAAGATGCAGAAGGGGCTGTTGGGTACCAGCCAGAGTACAATAAGTTCTGTCGCATGAGCTACCAGAACCCTTCTCAGTTGCATTATCTGCCTTACCTGGAGCATGTGGGTCACAACCACACCTACAATATGGCCCCCAGGACCTTAGACACCGATgagccccagccagccagcatgggGAAGAAGAGTGCCAAGGATAAGCAGGCAGACTTCCTGGATAAGCAGATGAGCAGAGATGAGCACCGGGCCCGAGCCATGAAGATCCCTTTCCCCAATGAGAAAATCATCAACCTCCCTGTGGAGGAATTCAATGAACTCTTGTCCAAGTACCAATTGAGTGAGGCCCAGCTTAGTCTCATCAGGGACATCCGGAGGCGAGGTAAGAACAAGATGGCTGCCCAGAACTGCCGTAAGAGAAAGCTAGACACTATCCTCAACCTGGAACGGGATGTGGAGGACTTGCAGAGAGACAAGTCGAAGCTGCTCAGGGAGAAGGTGGAATTCCTCAGGTCCATCCGCCAGATGAAGCAAAAAGTGCAGAGCCTGTACCAGGAAGTGTTTGGCCGCTTGCGCGATGAGAATGGTCAGCCCTACTCCCCGAATCAGTATGCCCTACAGTATGCCAGCGATGGCAGCGTTATCCTAATACCACGTTCCCTTGCTGACCAGCAGGGCAGGCGGCAAGAGAGGAAACAGAAAGATAGAAGGAAGTGA
- the NFE2L1 gene encoding endoplasmic reticulum membrane sensor NFE2L1 isoform X4: protein MRKDIDLIDILWRQDIDLGAGREIFDYSHRQKDNEVDKEPSNGQECGDGWRSRGGDAADRALLVDGETGESFPAQVPGVEDQTALSLEECLRLLEATFPFGENSEFPAADAPSLTEAVPSESGPSVVPDGLLSPLLTETELPFDLEQQWQDLMSIMETQGMEVNSTAATETLYNSTGGDILTANFSLAPSTPINQNVSLHQASLGGCTQDFPSLFSSEIESPSAAGSLLQLVPDNSTGFNTTFGSTNLSGIFFPPQLNGTVNETSGPDLPDPLGGLLDEAMLDEISLMDLAIEEGFNPVQASRLEEEFDSDSGLSLDSSHSPASLSSSEASSSSSSSASSSFSEEGAVGYNSDSENVDFEDAEGAVGYQPEYNKFCRMSYQNPSQLHYLPYLEHVGHNHTYNMAPRTLDTDEPQPASMGKKSAKDKQADFLDKQMSRDEHRARAMKIPFPNEKIINLPVEEFNELLSKYQLSEAQLSLIRDIRRRGKNKMAAQNCRKRKLDTILNLERDVEDLQRDKSKLLREKVEFLRSIRQMKQKVQSLYQEVFGRLRDENGQPYSPNQYALQYASDGSVILIPRSLADQQGRRQERKQKDRRK, encoded by the exons GACATTGATTTAATTGACATCCTTTGGAGACAGGATATCGACCTTGGAGCTGGGCGTGAGATTTTTGACTATAGCCACCGCCAGAAGGACAACGAAGTGGACAAAGAACCGAGTAATGGGCAGGAGTGTGGGGATGGCTGGAGGAGCAGAGGGGGCGACGCCGCTGACAGGGCCTTGCTAGTGGATGGCGAAACAGGGGAGAGCTTCCCTGCACAG GTGCCTGGTGTGGAGGACCAGACAGCCTTGTCCTTGGAAGAGTGCCTTAGGCTGCTGGAGGCCACATTTCCCTTTGGGGAGAATTcggag TTTCCAGCTGCAGATGCCCCCAGCCTAACCGAAGCTGTGCCTAGTGAGAGTGGACCTTCTGTTGTCCCAGATGGGCTCCTGTCTCCTCTTCTGACTGAGACAGAGTTGCCCTTTGAtctggagcagcagtggcaggaccTCATGTCTATCATGGAAAcgcag GGTATGGAGGTGAACAGCACAGCAGCTACAGAAACCCTGTACAACAGCACAGGTGGAGACATCCTGACGGCCAACTTTAGCCTTGCCCCATCTACCCCCATCAACCAGAATGTCAGCCTGCATCAGGCGTCGCTGGGCGGCTGTACACAGGACTTCCCTTCCCTGTTCAGCTCTGAAATTGAGAGCCCCTCAGCGGCTGGCAGCTTGTTGCAGCTGGTTCCCGACAACTCCACTGGTTTCAACACCACATTTGGCTCTACCAACCTGAGTgggattttcttccctccccaacTAAATGGCACCGTGAATGAGACATCTGGGCCTGACCTACCAGATCCTCTTGGAGGTCTCCTGGATGAAGCCATGCTAGATGAGATTAGTTTGATGGACTTGGCTATTGAAGAAGGTTTCAACCCAGTGCAAGCCTCCCGTCTGGAGgaggagtttgattcagactCTGGGCTCTCCTTGGACTCTAGCCACAGCCCTGCTTCTCTCAGCAGCTCAGAAgcatcatcgtcatcatcctcTTCAGCCTCTTCATCCTTTTCCGAGGAAGGTGCTGTAGGCTACAACTCAGACTCTGAAAATGTGGACTTTGAAGATGCAGAAGGGGCTGTTGGGTACCAGCCAGAGTACAATAAGTTCTGTCGCATGAGCTACCAGAACCCTTCTCAGTTGCATTATCTGCCTTACCTGGAGCATGTGGGTCACAACCACACCTACAATATGGCCCCCAGGACCTTAGACACCGATgagccccagccagccagcatgggGAAGAAGAGTGCCAAGGATAAGCAGGCAGACTTCCTGGATAAGCAGATGAGCAGAGATGAGCACCGGGCCCGAGCCATGAAGATCCCTTTCCCCAATGAGAAAATCATCAACCTCCCTGTGGAGGAATTCAATGAACTCTTGTCCAAGTACCAATTGAGTGAGGCCCAGCTTAGTCTCATCAGGGACATCCGGAGGCGAGGTAAGAACAAGATGGCTGCCCAGAACTGCCGTAAGAGAAAGCTAGACACTATCCTCAACCTGGAACGGGATGTGGAGGACTTGCAGAGAGACAAGTCGAAGCTGCTCAGGGAGAAGGTGGAATTCCTCAGGTCCATCCGCCAGATGAAGCAAAAAGTGCAGAGCCTGTACCAGGAAGTGTTTGGCCGCTTGCGCGATGAGAATGGTCAGCCCTACTCCCCGAATCAGTATGCCCTACAGTATGCCAGCGATGGCAGCGTTATCCTAATACCACGTTCCCTTGCTGACCAGCAGGGCAGGCGGCAAGAGAGGAAACAGAAAGATAGAAGGAAGTGA